Proteins from a genomic interval of Desulfovibrio piger:
- the sctQ gene encoding type III secretion system cytoplasmic ring protein SctQ, with translation MSQVIPSRPFIPPALPPLQARLVNALVCRALPLTVALDAGAEQPVPCTLSFNVAAATAEQDAPFVPAAVLYLSSGEDLWRLEWSSLEALALRPDLAAWRSALPAGEQTFARLPGELCLAVLERLLQPALQRLEPFLGCELRFSGTPQAGIAWGGSLPLRLDLPGGEAVFLRLSWAKENAARYVLERLEQLPMRTEAGVCFTGTLACPLEAGRMHLSADEAATLVPGDVLLPESWAPETPRLRLPQGRALACRLGEGILSVLGPDMGDPGRESAEKESEDGMSEEQLAPAGAVQGDGPATEAPTVAPAPVGALELPVVFEIGRLHLRLDELAALVPGHTLALGGETPSPVVDIRVAGQLLAQGRLVDVGGMPGVQITRMHAAGQDGGTPQGVGDGTGRD, from the coding sequence ATGTCCCAGGTGATCCCTTCCCGGCCTTTCATCCCGCCAGCGCTGCCGCCGTTGCAGGCGCGGCTGGTCAATGCCCTCGTCTGCCGGGCCCTGCCGCTGACCGTAGCGCTGGATGCCGGTGCGGAGCAGCCTGTTCCCTGTACGTTGTCGTTCAATGTCGCGGCGGCCACCGCGGAGCAGGATGCTCCCTTTGTTCCGGCGGCCGTGCTGTATCTGAGCAGTGGCGAGGATCTGTGGCGCTTGGAATGGTCATCTCTGGAGGCACTGGCCCTGAGGCCGGATCTTGCCGCCTGGCGCAGCGCCCTGCCCGCAGGGGAGCAGACCTTTGCCCGCCTGCCCGGCGAATTGTGTCTGGCTGTTCTGGAGCGTTTGCTGCAGCCTGCGCTGCAACGGCTGGAACCCTTCCTGGGCTGTGAACTGCGTTTTAGCGGTACACCGCAGGCCGGGATCGCCTGGGGCGGTTCGTTGCCCCTGCGGCTGGATCTGCCCGGTGGTGAGGCTGTCTTCCTGCGTCTGTCCTGGGCGAAGGAAAATGCCGCACGCTATGTGCTGGAGCGGCTGGAACAGCTCCCCATGCGCACGGAGGCCGGGGTCTGTTTCACGGGGACATTGGCCTGTCCGCTGGAAGCGGGGCGCATGCATCTGTCCGCAGACGAGGCGGCGACGCTGGTCCCGGGGGATGTCCTTTTGCCGGAGAGCTGGGCCCCTGAGACGCCGCGTCTGCGCCTGCCGCAGGGCAGGGCACTGGCCTGCCGGCTTGGGGAAGGGATCTTGTCCGTGCTGGGGCCGGATATGGGTGATCCCGGCCGGGAGTCTGCAGAGAAAGAAAGCGAGGACGGCATGAGTGAGGAACAGCTGGCCCCTGCCGGGGCCGTCCAGGGCGATGGGCCCGCCACAGAAGCCCCCACGGTGGCCCCCGCACCTGTCGGGGCACTGGAACTGCCTGTGGTCTTTGAGATCGGCAGGCTGCATCTTCGTCTGGACGAACTGGCGGCGCTTGTCCCCGGGCATACGCTGGCCCTGGGCGGCGAGACGCCGTCGCCCGTCGTGGACATCCGTGTGGCGGGGCAGCTGCTGGCGCAGGGACGTCTGGTGGATGTGGGCGGCATGCCGGGCGTGCAGATCACCCGCATGCATGCTGCCGGACAGGACGGCGGTACGCCGCAGGGGGTCGGGGATGGAACTGGCCGGGATTAA
- the sctR gene encoding type III secretion system export apparatus subunit SctR: MAGINPLYLIAGLALLGLAPFLLMMVTSYVKIVVVTSLVRNALGVQQVPPAMVMNGLAIILTVFIMAPVAMDTKALLEEQRFSANPKPSEMLETLQAVSPPLRQFLEKNTSPAILQEFMGTAQRIWPEHQRQSITRDNMFILVPAFTITELTKAFQIGFLLYLPFVAIDLIISNVLLAMGMMMVSPMTISLPFKLLLFVTLDGWLKISQGLLLSYQ, from the coding sequence CTGGCCGGGATTAATCCCCTCTATCTCATCGCGGGCCTGGCGCTCTTAGGGCTGGCGCCCTTTTTGCTCATGATGGTCACGTCCTACGTGAAGATCGTGGTGGTCACGAGCCTTGTCCGCAACGCGCTGGGCGTGCAGCAGGTGCCGCCTGCCATGGTCATGAACGGCCTGGCCATCATCCTGACGGTCTTCATCATGGCGCCGGTGGCCATGGATACCAAGGCCCTGCTGGAGGAACAGCGGTTCAGCGCGAACCCGAAGCCTTCGGAGATGCTGGAGACCCTGCAGGCCGTCTCGCCGCCGTTGCGGCAATTCCTGGAAAAGAACACCAGCCCCGCCATCCTGCAGGAATTCATGGGTACGGCCCAGCGCATATGGCCGGAGCATCAGCGGCAGAGCATCACGCGTGACAACATGTTCATCCTGGTGCCGGCCTTTACCATCACGGAACTGACCAAGGCGTTCCAGATCGGCTTTTTGCTCTATTTGCCTTTCGTTGCCATAGACCTTATCATTTCCAATGTCCTGCTGGCCATGGGCATGATGATGGTTTCGCCCATGACCATTTCCCTGCCGTTCAAGCTGCTGCTGTTCGTGACGCTGGACGGCTGGCTGAAGATCAGTCAGGGCCTGCTGCTCAGCTATCAGTAG
- a CDS encoding STAS domain-containing protein translates to MEVIVTEQDGIAIVELAGRMDATTTPEFENATRALLEAGKQRLLIDMSRLEYISSAGLRGILGLVKALKACAGKLAFCSLQPMTAEVFRISGFNAMLTVRDSRQEALAALAG, encoded by the coding sequence ATGGAAGTCATCGTAACGGAACAGGACGGTATCGCCATCGTGGAGCTTGCAGGCCGCATGGACGCCACGACGACACCGGAATTCGAAAACGCGACCCGCGCCCTGCTGGAAGCGGGCAAGCAGCGTTTGCTCATCGACATGTCCCGGCTGGAATACATCAGCTCCGCCGGACTGCGGGGCATCCTGGGGCTCGTCAAGGCGCTCAAGGCCTGTGCCGGCAAGCTGGCCTTCTGTTCCCTGCAGCCCATGACGGCGGAAGTGTTCCGCATCTCCGGGTTCAACGCCATGCTGACTGTCCGGGACAGTCGGCAGGAAGCCCTTGCGGCTCTGGCCGGCTGA
- a CDS encoding ATP-binding protein, producing MARIMLPARVDSCAPAMEFLREHLAADYADILGFVELAVEELLVNVATYAYAGTCPQEGDRSAHWGQMELGFKRVSMDSAPFLCVWIRDWGTSFDPFMETATPDTSLAAEDRPIGGLGVHLVKNVSAHHCYSGDDGTNTIELYFQLAHDEN from the coding sequence GTGGCCAGAATCATGCTTCCCGCCCGTGTTGACAGCTGCGCGCCGGCCATGGAATTCCTGCGTGAACACCTGGCCGCCGACTACGCCGACATCCTTGGTTTCGTGGAACTGGCAGTAGAAGAACTGCTGGTCAATGTGGCCACCTATGCCTATGCCGGCACCTGCCCGCAGGAAGGCGACAGGAGCGCCCACTGGGGGCAGATGGAACTGGGCTTCAAGCGGGTGAGCATGGACAGCGCGCCCTTCCTCTGCGTCTGGATACGGGACTGGGGCACGTCTTTCGATCCGTTCATGGAGACCGCCACGCCGGACACGTCGCTGGCCGCAGAGGATCGCCCCATCGGCGGTCTGGGCGTCCACCTGGTCAAGAACGTTTCCGCGCACCACTGCTACAGCGGTGATGACGGCACCAATACCATCGAACTCTATTTCCAGCTTGCCCACGACGAAAATTGA
- a CDS encoding lytic transglycosylase domain-containing protein produces the protein MAPPPEAALPPVPLQPGTGILSHEYQEQKVLPRMVRVASLPQKKAPGDARQAAAAMTAPAPQTMTVAAVSTADRDERQAFAAAPEEWRRLAREAEEIFGLDAGLVLAVIQAESSFDHTAVSPVGAQGAMQIMPHTQEELGLIDPFDPRANVYAGSQYLMHQLQRFGSVELALAAYNAGPGSVEQYGGIPPFPETQEFVRRVLVYWNRNIPADQPTHS, from the coding sequence GTGGCGCCTCCGCCGGAAGCGGCATTGCCGCCGGTGCCCCTGCAGCCCGGTACGGGCATCCTTTCCCATGAATATCAGGAGCAGAAGGTCCTGCCGCGCATGGTACGGGTCGCTTCCCTGCCGCAGAAAAAAGCCCCGGGCGATGCCCGGCAGGCCGCAGCGGCCATGACGGCTCCTGCCCCCCAGACCATGACCGTGGCCGCCGTATCAACGGCTGACCGGGACGAGCGGCAGGCTTTTGCTGCCGCACCGGAGGAATGGCGCCGTCTGGCCCGTGAGGCCGAGGAGATCTTCGGCCTTGATGCGGGGCTTGTGCTGGCGGTCATCCAGGCCGAATCCTCCTTTGACCACACCGCAGTCTCACCCGTAGGGGCCCAGGGGGCCATGCAGATCATGCCCCATACCCAGGAAGAGCTGGGACTCATCGACCCCTTCGATCCCCGGGCCAATGTCTATGCCGGTTCCCAGTATTTGATGCACCAGCTGCAGCGCTTCGGCTCCGTGGAGCTGGCCCTGGCGGCCTACAATGCCGGGCCCGGCAGCGTGGAGCAGTACGGCGGCATCCCGCCTTTTCCTGAAACGCAGGAATTCGTCCGGCGCGTCCTGGTCTACTGGAACCGGAACATTCCTGCGGACCAGCCGACGCATTCTTAA